A region of Pseudorca crassidens isolate mPseCra1 chromosome 8, mPseCra1.hap1, whole genome shotgun sequence DNA encodes the following proteins:
- the ZNF804B gene encoding zinc finger protein 804B, translating into MGAWIDINDTDEDFPEKEKSTAKALEDVKANFYCELCDKQYHKHQEFDNHINSYDHAHKQRLKELKQREFARNVASKSWKDEKKQEKALKRLHQLAELRQQSECVSGNGPAYKAPRVAIEKQLQQGIFPVKSGRKVSCMKSALLLKGKNLARSISDKQQSTTPNQHQLQMDRCLFGNQVPQTPSNLSNANHRTGVSFSFSKKVHLKLESSASVFSENTEETHDCNKSPVYKTKQTAEKCMRCRFANEDTHLTKEKDRNILSSHLESISHNTFSVSSEILQDKNDSVDETLEDSIGIHASFSKSNIHLSDVDFTPSTRAKETRNTVRNSSENLNNHSCQANVSSSPPNIYKHSDARIFECLDELPSIEPSEQSSTVHLNPNSRKEKKEKSLDKIERVSRNVQSLVREAYPRDLKSKPLPYLHVQSKDGHTTLQWPTELLLFTKTEPCISYGCNPLYFDFKLSRNTKDGHYPEDLKTELLKEPSEMKTTMENQVSGLIKGQQKLIQEDNPSLKPKMMLANPDWENFQRKYNLGYNNSEPSASEHNFSASDLEMKNPEVPAYLDMSLKNCVRKNNNSDNELKEPSRAHWQSCQRAILNDANEGLSFSPYISRTKKHKLISCDPHLDFEDGNKFTWNSSPYTVGGHSDHGKDFSVILNSNHISMTSRVSGCGKASYKRSSPKVSLSTCSSPSDTSPGSTSSLRSTCSKHRSSSHGRGNLLYFCKREHNSVERHKRKRRKHSCLFLSDELAKSDCPQSETQSDRGCKLWESVKNEKYSKHGYGHCREKYKLGKNQQFSGSKSKRITRCDSSSRFSCAGNSENPPNCQGPQHSRLGSYSRDKMYYLNKSERSQQSLDSPHICDLEKVKPMQCNSGNISCLLKNCSSSPSETTELNTVEGERTPLTAKGLLERVQAKKCQEQSTHFEVSSNSCKNESEAPSQIPCTVQFTPPGCNRHALPLSEKLQNTSRRRKDKGSAMQRTIDKDKVKNSQTNDFTVLVDTDCDDHLSKGIIHVVAESQLPNMKKYPTTKEQSESLISEVQPFIQSCDPVPKDFPGAFSSNRYTGVTDSTETKEDQINLDLQDVSMHMNQVEGNINSYYDRTMQKHDKVADDLEVCHKSLSPPLIQQPITFSPDEIDKYKLLQLQAQQHMQKQLLSKHLRVVPAAGPTAFSPASAIQTVPGHQQASLTTIHHTFLQHFVSASINAHSSHLPIAHLHPLSQPHFNPFAFSTLTPTIIPAHPTFLAGHPLHLVTAAPCHPSHITLQPLPPAAFIPTLFGPHFNPATTSIIHLNPLIQPLFQGQDLCHHSCSSQMQPLNGVKEALNVSAHLN; encoded by the exons AGACTGAAAGAATTAAAGCAACGTGAATTTGCTAGAAATGTAGCTTCCAAGTCatggaaagatgaaaagaaacaagaaaaagcacTTAAGCGACTTCATCAGCTGGCTGAGTTAAGGCAACAGTCTGAATG TGTTTCTGGAAATGGACCAGCATACAAAGCCCCCAGGGTAGCTATAGAAAAGCAACTCCAGCAAGGAATTTTCCCAGTTAAGAGTGGCAGAAAGGTATCGTGCATGAAGAGTGCTCTTCTCCTTAAAGGAAAGAATCTCGCCAGAAGCATTTCTGATAAACAGCAGTCCACCACACCAAATCAACACCAGTTACAAATGGACAGATGTTTGTTTGGAAATCAGGTACCACAAACACCCTCAAATCTTAGCAATGCAAATCACAGGACAGgagtgtcattttctttttccaaaaaagtGCATCTAAAATTAGAATCTTCAGCATCAGTTTTCAGCGAGAACACAGAAGAAACCCACGACTGTAACAAGTCACCCgtctataaaacaaaacaaaccgcAGAGAAATGCATGCGCTGCAGGTTTGCAAATGAAGATACACACCTCACTAAGGAAAAAGATAGAAACATCTTATCAAGCCATCTGGAAAGTATTTCACACAATACCTTCTCCGTAAGTTCTGAAATTTTGCAAGACAAAAATGACTCTGTTGATGAAACACTAGAAGATTCGATTGGCATTCATGCTTCATTCAGTAAATCTAACATTCATCTTTCAGATGTGGATTTTACTCCTTCCAccagagcaaaggaaactagAAATACAGTGAGAAACAGTTCAGAAAACCTCAATAATCACTCATGCCAAGCAAATGTTTCCTCCAGCCCACCAAACATTTACAAGCACAGTGATGCCAGGATATTTGAATGTTTGGATGAGCTTCCATCAATAGAGCCAAGTGAACAAAGCAGTACAGTTCATCTGAATCCCAActccagaaaggagaaaaaagaaaaatcattagataaaatagaaagaGTTAGCAGAAATGTACAAAGTCTTGTGAGAGAGGCATATCCCCGTGATCTGAAGTCCAAACCACTGCCTTATCTCCACGTACAAAGCAAGGATGGCCATACCACTCTCCAATGGCCTACAGAACTGCTTCTCTTTACAAAAACAGAGCCCTGTATCTCTTATGGCTGCAACccattatattttgattttaagcTTTCTCGAAACACAAAGGATGGCCATTATCCAGAGGACTTAAAAACAGAATTGCTGAAAGAGCCCTCAGAAATGAAGACTACAATGGAAAACCAAGTCTCAGGTTTAATTAAAGGCCAACAAAAACTGATCCAAGAAGATAATCCGTCTCTGAAACCAAAGATGATGTTAGCTAATCCAGATTGGGAGAATTTccagagaaaatataatttgggCTACAACAATTCTGAGCCCAGTGCGAGTGAACATAATTTTAGTGCAAGTGATTTGGAAATGAAAAATCCTGAAGTGCCTGCTTACCTTGATATGTCTCTAAAGAATTGTgtaagaaagaataataatagtgataatgaACTTAAGGAACCTTCAAGGGCCCATTGGCAAAGCTGTCAAAGGGCAATTCTAAATGATGCAAATGAAGGCCTATCTTTTTCTCCTTATATCTCCAGGACTAAAAAACATAAACTGATTTCCTGTGATCCTCATTTGGATTTTGAAGATGGGAATAAATTCACTTGGAATTCTAGTCCTTACACAGTAGGGGGCCACAGTGACCATGGGAAGGACTTCAGTGTAATTTTGAATAGTAACCACATCAGTATGACCAGCAGGGTTTCTGGATGTGGAAAAGCAAGTTACAAGAGAAGTTCTCCAAAGGTGTCTCTGAGTACATGTTCTAGCCCTTCAGACACATCCCCTGGCAGTACATCCAGCTTGAGAAGTACTTGTTCAAAGCATAGGTCCAGTAGTCATGGTAGAGGTAACTTGCTCTACTTTTGTAAAAGAGAACACAACTCAGTCGAAAGGCACAAACGGAAACGCCGAAAGCACAGCTGTCTCTTCTTATCTGATGAGCTAGCAAAGAGTGACTGCCCACAGTCTGAAACCCAGAGTGACAGGGGCTGCAAGTTGTGGGAatcagttaaaaatgaaaaatattcaaaacatggTTATGGTCActgcagagaaaaatataaactgGGCAAAAATCAACAATTTTCAGGGTCAAAATCCAAGAGAATCACCCGTTGTGATTCTAGCTCACGGTTTTCTTGTGCTGGAAACAGTGAAAATCCACCTAATTGCCAGGGACCTCAGCACAGCAGATTGGGCTCTTACTCAAGAGACAAAATGTATTActtaaataaaagtgaaagaagtcaacaGTCTTTGGATAGCCCTCATATTTGTGATCTGGAAAAAGTAAAACCCATGCAATGTAACTCTGGGAATATCAGCTGTCTTCTAAAGAACTGTTCAAGCAGCCCTTCAGAAACCACAGAGTTGAATACTGTAGAAGGAGAGAGGACTCCCCTGACAGCCAAAGGTCTTTTAGAAAGAGTACAAGCCAAGAAATGTCAGGAACAATCAACTCATTTTGAGGTCTCTTCAAACAGCTGTAAAAATGAATCGGAGGCTCCTTCACAAATCCCATGCACAGTGCAATTTACACCACCAGGCTGTAACAGACATGCATTGCCTTTGTCTGAAAAACTACAGAACACaagtagaagaagaaaggataaaGGTAGTGCAATGCAAAGAACTATTGACAAAGACAAAGTCAAAAATTCCCAGACAAATGATTTTACTGTTTTAGTAGACACTGATTGTGATGATCATCTTTCTAAAGGTATAATTCACGTAGTAGCAGAGTCTCAGTTACCAAACATGAAAAAGTAtccaacaacaaaagaacaatCAGAGTCATTAATTAGTGAAGTCCAACCTTTTATTCAAAGCTGTGACCCAGTACCAAAAGATTTCCCTGGTGCTTTCTCATCTAATAGATATACTGGTGTTACTGATTCAACAGAGACCAAAGAGGACCAAATAAATCTAGACTTACAGGATGTAAGCATGCATATGAATCAGGTAGAGGGGAATATAAACTCTTACTATGACAGAACTATGCAGAAGCATGACAAAGTAGCAGATGACTTAGAAGTGTGTcataaatctctctctcccccattaATTCAACAGCCCATAACATTTTCACCTgatgaaatagataaatataaGCTCCTACAGCTACAAGCCCAGCAGCATATGCAGAAACAGCTCCTATCAAAGCATCTTCGAGTTGTGCCTGCTGCAGGGCCCACTGCCTTCTCTCCAGCCTCTGCTATACAGACAGTTCCAGGTCACCAGCAGGCTTCTCTCACCACCATCCACCACACGTTCCTGCAGCATTTTGTTTCTGCTTCCATAAATGCCCACAGCAGTCACCTCCCTATAGCTCATCTGCATCCTCTTTCCCAGCCACATTTTAATCCATTCGCATTTTCAACTCTGACTCCAACCATCATCCCTGCACACCCCACTTTCTTAGCGGGTCATCCCCTGCACTTGGTCACTGCTGCTCCCTGCCACCCATCTCACATAACACTtcagcccctgccccctgcagcaTTTATCCCCACATTGTTTGGCCCTCACTTCAACCCGGCCACAACTTCTATCATCCACTTGAATCCTTTAATTCAACCACTGTTTCAAGGTCAAGATCTTTGCCATCATTCTTGCTCCAGTCAGATGCAACCATTAAATGGAGTGAAAGAGGCCTTAAATGTGTCAGCTCACTTGAACTAA